Below is a window of Candidatus Trichorickettsia mobilis DNA.
AAGCATAATATTTAATACTTTCATTTAGGTCTCTTATAAAATATTAGTATTATAATCTCATAAACTACTTGTACAGTATATAACAATATTAATTATACTTTAATATCGCCATAAGTTGCTCAAATTGTAGTATGGATTCTTGGGTAGTATCAAGGTCTTTAAGTTTATAAATTGAACGTTCCTGTTCTTCGTCACCAATAAAAATAACATATCTTGCATTTCGTGATACAGCACGTTGGATTCTTTTATTAATTTTACCTTGAGCATCCAGCATAATATTTACATCATTTTGGCGTAATTTATCTGCTAAAATCATACTTATATTAATATTATTTTCACTAATCGGTAAAATAAACACAGGCCTGATTGCAGGAATCATATAATTTTTTATTAAAGCAATTCGTTCAATTCCAGCAGCAAAACCAATTGCTGGAATATCTGGACCTTGCATCAATTTTGCTAGACCATCATAACGCCCCCCAGCAAGAACTGTAGATTGCGCTCCAAGTGCTGTGGTAGTATACTCAAATGCTGTATGACTATAATAATCAAGACCTCGCACTAACCTATTATTAATCCGATAACTCACTTTTAACAAATTAAGATATGCTAGCACTTCAGAAAAATACTGTTTTGAAAAATCAGTGTAATATTCGGCTATGACTGGAGCGTTATTGATGATCAACCTATCATTTTCATCCTTAGAATCCAGAATACGCATCGGATTTTTACCAAGACGCACTACACTATCGGCAGATAACTGATTTTTATGGTCGTTGAAGTATTCAAACAATTTTTTTTCATACATTAATCTTGATTCATGACAACCCAAAGAATTTATTTCTAGAGTAACCTGATCTGATATCTCAAGAGCCACTAATAAATCAAATGCAAGTTTTATGGTTTCTGCATCAGAATATGCACCACTAGCACCAATATATTCAAAATTTACTTGATGAAATTGACGTTGACGACCTGCTTGTGGTCGATCATAACGAAATAATGGTCCATACGAGAAAAATTTCACTGGTAGGTTATGTAACAAACTCCCATGAATGATACTTCGCATAATTCCAGCAGTAAATTCTGGTCGTAGCGCAATAGTCTCGTTACTTTTATCAAGAAAACTATACATTTCTTTACTAATTACGTCTGAAGTTTGACCTAAGGTACGATCAAATACCTGAGCATATTCAATAATCGGAGTACTCATAGCAGAGTATCCATATAACTCTCCTATCATTTGCGCAACATTGATTATATATTGGTGAATCTTAAAATTTTCTGGTAATAAATCTTTAGTACCACGTACCGGTTGTAGTTTATTCATAATTTTATTAAATTATCTTAAATGAATTTTAATTTATTGGAGAAAGAAGTTGACATCATAACTTTTTTACTAGATAAAGTAAAATGCATTCTGAGTGCCTAAACATCAAAAAATCTAATGAATATCTTAAAGTTAATTCACCAATCTTCCGCTTGGCAACGTGTGCTAATTGGCATGATCGCTGGCATTATCGTTGGGCTATATTTTGGTAAACAGGTTTCCGCACTCTCATATTTAGGAATAATTTTTCTAAACCTAATTAAAATGGTCACTATACCATTAATATTCTTCACCATTATTTACGGTATTACCAGTATTGATAGTTCTGGTGGATTATATAGAATCAGCATCAAAGCAATAGCTACTTTTATTCTTACAGCTTTCATGGCGGTATGTGTCGGTTTAATAACTGCTAAACTGCTACAACCTGGACATAATGTTGACCTAAGTATATTAATTAATAATGCCCCACCCAATTCACAAGCACAATCTCTAATAGATATATTAATAGGCATAATTCCGACTAATGTAGTGGCAAGTTTAGCAGAAGGTCACATTTTACAAGTTATAGTCTTCTCATTTTTTGTTGGTGTTACGTTACATACCAAGCGTGATAGCTGTCAAGATCTGATAAAAATATGCCACCAAATCTCTAAACTATTATTTCAAATGATTGAAACAATAATGCGGATTGCTCCT
It encodes the following:
- the hisS gene encoding histidine--tRNA ligase → MMNKLQPVRGTKDLLPENFKIHQYIINVAQMIGELYGYSAMSTPIIEYAQVFDRTLGQTSDVISKEMYSFLDKSNETIALRPEFTAGIMRSIIHGSLLHNLPVKFFSYGPLFRYDRPQAGRQRQFHQVNFEYIGASGAYSDAETIKLAFDLLVALEISDQVTLEINSLGCHESRLMYEKKLFEYFNDHKNQLSADSVVRLGKNPMRILDSKDENDRLIINNAPVIAEYYTDFSKQYFSEVLAYLNLLKVSYRINNRLVRGLDYYSHTAFEYTTTALGAQSTVLAGGRYDGLAKLMQGPDIPAIGFAAGIERIALIKNYMIPAIRPVFILPISENNINISMILADKLRQNDVNIMLDAQGKINKRIQRAVSRNARYVIFIGDEEQERSIYKLKDLDTTQESILQFEQLMAILKYN